One part of the Sardina pilchardus chromosome 5, fSarPil1.1, whole genome shotgun sequence genome encodes these proteins:
- the pou4f4 gene encoding brain-specific homeobox/POU domain protein 3-like, which translates to MMSMNSKQPFSMHPMLHEPKYTSLHSSSEAIRRACLPTPSLQGNIFAGFDETLLQRAEALAAVDMAQKSHPFKPDATYHTMTTMTSMACTPTSSSAHLHHPSVLTSHHHHPHHQSTQGLDGDLLDHLTPGISLGGMGSDVCSGGTHHSHMSAINHMQHHHPQSMNMHPHSLGSHNSLGGGGDSEPDPRELESFAERFKQRRIKLGVTQADVGSALANLKIPGVGCLSQSTICRFESLTLSHNNMVALKPILEAWLEEAERAQREKMSKPEIFSGGDKKRKRTSIAAPEKRSLEAYFAVQPRPSSEKIAAIAEKLDLKKNVVRVWFCNQRQKQKRMKFSATH; encoded by the exons ATGATGTCAATGAATAGCAAACAACCTTTTAGCATGCATCCGATGTTACACGAGCCGAAGTACACGTCGCTTCACTCCAGTTCGGAGGCCATCAGACGGGCATGTTTACCAACACCCTCG TTGCAGGGAAACATTTTCGCCGGCTTCGATGAAACTTTGCTCCAGAGGGCAGAGGCGTTGGCAGCGGTGGACATGGCCCAAAAAAGCCATCCGTTCAAGCCGGACGCAACCTACCACACCATGACGACCATGACAAGCATGGCCTGCACGCCCACGTCCTCGTCGGCCCATCTTCACCACCCGTCGGTTCTGACTTcgcaccaccaccatccacacCATCAGTCGACACAAGGCCTGGATGGCGACCTCCTGGATCACCTCACCCCCGGCATCTCCTTGGGCGGCATGGGCTCCGACGTGTGCTCCGGTGGCACACACCACTCGCACATGTCAGCCATCAACCACATGCAACACCACCACCCGCAGAGCATGAACATGCACCCGCACAGCCTGGGATCGCACAACTCGCTAGGCGGCGGTGGAGATTCGGAGCCCGACCCCAGGGAGCTGGAGTCGTTCGCCGAGCGGTTCAAGCAGCGGCGAATCAAGCTCGGAGTCACTCAGGCAGACGTTGGGTCAGCCTTGGCGAACCTTAAAATCCCTGGGGTGGGCTGCCTGAGCCAGAGCACGATTTGTCGGTTCGAGTCGCTCACCTTGTCGCACAACAACATGGTCGCCCTCAAGCCCATCCTGGAAGCGTGGCTGGAGGAGGCCGAGCGAGCGCAGCGGGAGAAAATGTCAAAGCCAGAAATCTTTAGCGGAGgcgacaaaaagagaaaacgcACGTCCATCGCTGCCCCCGAGAAGCGGTCGCTGGAGGCGTACTTCGCGGTGCAGCCCCGACCCTCGTCCGAGAAGATAGCCGCGATAGCTGAGAAACTTGACCTGAAAAAGAACGTCGTCCGGGTGTGGTTTTGCAATCAGCGGCAGAAGCAGAAACGGATGAAATTCTCAGCCACTCACTAG